One genomic segment of Nitrososphaerales archaeon includes these proteins:
- a CDS encoding bifunctional phosphoglucose/phosphomannose isomerase, with product MVLESVEVERVDRHGLYRDYVDWPHHAKEALKIDVKCPESIEAHRIVIGGMGGSGIIGDILQDWLQFKIDIPIHVVKDYHLPRFVDRRSFVIVISCSGETEEALSILAEALKRGAAIATISSGGMLEEVSVRKGICHTKIKMLLTPRSSLPYMLYTSAKVLLKSGLIDGFDDELKGSISVLEDVGRSILPTIDLEQNISKQIADWLHLCLPVIYASSLHRSAAIRFKNSLNENAKVHALVEILPELCHNDLATWLRDGIEGWRPLFIRYPNEPIEVFERFNAVKEIIEDSNVDVMEVMSKGRSDLDYIISMIYILDFASIYSAILRGIDPTPIQNIDRLKATLGKRLKYVERFVKI from the coding sequence ATGGTACTTGAATCGGTAGAGGTTGAAAGGGTCGATCGACACGGGCTCTACCGTGATTACGTCGATTGGCCACACCATGCTAAAGAAGCGTTAAAGATCGATGTCAAATGCCCAGAAAGTATCGAGGCCCATAGGATCGTCATTGGAGGCATGGGTGGCTCGGGTATTATTGGGGATATTCTACAGGATTGGCTTCAATTTAAGATCGATATCCCTATCCATGTGGTAAAGGATTACCACTTACCTAGATTCGTTGATCGAAGAAGCTTCGTAATCGTTATAAGCTGTTCAGGCGAAACCGAAGAAGCGTTGAGTATATTGGCTGAAGCGTTAAAGAGAGGCGCAGCGATTGCAACGATATCTTCTGGAGGGATGCTGGAAGAGGTAAGTGTAAGAAAAGGTATTTGCCATACGAAGATTAAAATGCTACTCACCCCTAGATCGTCTTTACCCTACATGCTCTATACATCGGCCAAGGTTTTACTCAAGTCAGGGTTGATAGATGGTTTTGATGATGAATTAAAAGGCTCGATAAGTGTTTTAGAAGATGTAGGTAGATCGATCTTACCCACCATCGATCTTGAGCAGAATATTTCGAAGCAGATCGCAGACTGGCTCCATCTATGCCTACCTGTAATCTACGCTTCAAGCCTTCACCGTTCGGCTGCGATCCGATTTAAGAATTCATTAAATGAAAATGCGAAGGTTCATGCCTTGGTAGAGATCTTACCTGAATTGTGCCATAACGATCTTGCGACTTGGTTAAGGGATGGTATAGAGGGTTGGAGACCTCTATTTATCAGATATCCGAATGAACCTATCGAGGTTTTTGAGAGGTTCAACGCAGTTAAAGAGATCATCGAAGATTCTAATGTCGATGTGATGGAGGTGATGTCTAAAGGCAGATCCGATCTAGATTACATAATCTCGATGATATACATCCTAGATTTTGCATCGATCTACTCTGCCATTTTAAGGGGGATTGATCCAACTCCGATACAAAATATCGATCGATTGAAGGCGACTTTAGGAAAGAGGTTAAAGTATGTGGAGAGATTTGTGAAGATCTGA
- a CDS encoding nucleotidyltransferase family protein — MVALKAVILAGGLGTRLRPYTFFLPKPMLPLGHKPVLEHIIDWLRDNGIYDIIISVEYLKMFIEGYFEDGHEWGVRISYAHAKRPLGTAGQLKVAEKYIDGTFICIYGDTILNFDLKDALNFHKDKGALATMILKPYKISLKYGFIEIDDDGAIKRWREKPKVSGLINTGCYIMEPRFLQYIPTDVMYGMDRAFKNALRAKERIFGYITKGEFIDIGDKKTYLEAYEKYLRRLGKIL, encoded by the coding sequence GGCTGGAGGTTTGGGGACCCGTTTAAGGCCATACACATTCTTCCTTCCAAAACCGATGCTCCCCCTCGGACATAAACCGGTCTTGGAGCATATAATCGATTGGTTAAGGGATAATGGTATATATGATATCATCATCTCGGTCGAATATTTGAAGATGTTCATTGAAGGTTACTTTGAGGATGGGCATGAATGGGGGGTTCGAATCAGTTACGCCCATGCTAAAAGGCCTTTGGGCACGGCTGGCCAATTAAAGGTCGCTGAAAAGTACATCGATGGAACATTTATCTGTATATATGGTGATACGATCTTAAATTTCGATTTAAAGGATGCATTGAACTTTCATAAGGATAAAGGTGCGCTGGCGACGATGATCCTCAAGCCCTACAAGATCTCCTTGAAGTACGGCTTTATCGAAATCGATGATGATGGTGCTATCAAAAGGTGGAGGGAGAAGCCAAAAGTGAGTGGGTTGATAAATACTGGGTGTTACATCATGGAGCCTCGATTCCTTCAATACATCCCTACAGATGTTATGTATGGTATGGATAGGGCGTTTAAGAATGCTTTAAGGGCTAAGGAACGCATATTCGGTTATATTACAAAAGGCGAGTTCATCGATATAGGTGATAAAAAGACCTACTTGGAAGCGTATGAGAAATACTTGAGGAGGCTCGGTAAGATTTTATAA